The stretch of DNA AGGCTAAAATTTTTATGCTTAATAAAAGGGTTTAAATTTGGTTCTACACCTAAAGGATAAGAGATACTAGTAATAAAATGTATTCCATCTGCAAATTCTTCTAACATTTTAGTTCAATTTATTCTTTTATCTTTTTTTCAATATTTAAATGCCTTAACTTCATTAGCAAACTCCCCAAGTTCAACTAATAAAGCAATAACAATTTTAGTGTTAAAATATCTTTCGTCTTTCTTTGAAATATTGTCTGAAAAAGCTTTATCTAATTTTTTTTGTGATTCAAAAATTTCTTTTAAATTCATAGTTTAAAAATTATAATCCATTAATAATAATAAAATTAAGATTTATATTATTTTTTTAATATCTTATTTTTTGTAAAAAAATATAAGTTTATTAATAATAATTTATAATATTAATGCTATTTTAAAAGCTCCAGTGGCGAAATGGTAGACGCAGTTGACTCAAAATCAACCGGTTAAGAGCCGTGCTGGTTCAAGTCCAGTCTGGAGCACCATATAATTACAAAATAAATTACCGATTTACTTATCATGAAAGATACTTATTTAATATAAGTATTTTTTTATTATAATTATTGTGTTAAATAATTTCATAATTAAGGAATAAAATGAATAACAAAAAACAAGAATTAAAAAAGATTAAAAAACATGAATTACATTCAAGTTGGCATCTAATTTTATTACTTTCAGTAATTACAATGGTGTGATTTTTAATCACTTATATGGTAGCTATTTTTGAAAACAAATATTCATCAGACAGTGGATTTAAACTTTTTAATGATATTACTATTAGTATCTTAGCCGGTTTAATTTCTGGAATTTTAACAATATTATTGGCTTTTGTCTTTTTAGATTTATTAAAAAGATTCTATATCAAGGACTATTTTCATTACTATTCATATATTAATTCATTACGAAATAAATCCAAGTTTGTTTTCTTTAAAGATAGTAAAATACCAAGTGAACGTTATAAGAAAACTAAAGAAACAAAACAAATGACAAAAAGCACTTTTATCAACTTAGTTGCCGATATTTTAGGTTATACATTAGTTTCACCTCAATATAAAAATTTAATAAATGAAATTGACAGCGATTTTGCAATGCACTCATTTATTACACCTAATTTTAATAGTCAAAGAAAATTTGCAATTACAAGAATCGTATTTTTAGATATACTATTTCCTTTAATTGTATCTTCGATTATTATTGCCGTTATTGTCATTTTATATAAAAAGCAAGATGAAAATGTTCCAATTTCTGCAATCACAAGAATATTAATAATATTATTAGCAAACATTTTTTCACTTTCATTTTCTATTACAATTTATGAATTTTACATTTTAAATAAAGTAAAAGACTATAACAGTTTTAATGATTTTTACTTACTTTCATTTAATAATTTTGAATTTAAATATTTAAATTCTTCATTAATAAAAAGATAAAAACCACCAATGCTATTACCACGCTTTGTGGTTTTTTTTATTAAAAAAGTTCCAATTTTCATTTTTTATCCAAAAAACGTCTTATTTTAAGTTAAAAAAAAGACATTTTTTGCACTTTTGCCAAAACTCCTTAATAAAACTTCTTTTTTTTTTTTTTTTAATTTTAATAGGTTAAAATTAGGTGGCAATATTTTTGAAAAAAATATATTTTGCAAAATACAACATACAAGCACATAACTTGAGAGGTAAAATTGAAAAAATCAAGAAAATTAGTAATTGGTTTAACATTCTTAACAGCAGCAGCTGCAGCAACGCTAGTTACCACAGTTGTTGGAATTTTGAAAAACAAAAATTTACCCCCAGAAAATAAGTTAGAACTTTCAAAAAAGAAATTTGGGGAAAAAGTAAATGAGACTAAGGAACTATTAGATAAACTATTAGATCCTAAATATAAAGATATTAGAAAAAACTTACAAGATGCACTAGATGAAACAAATAAAAATATAACTAAAGATAGCAAAGCAGAAGATTATGATAAACAAATAGAAAATTTAAGCAAAGCTATTGAAGAAATTAAAAAAGATAAACAACAAATTGACATTAATGATGGTTCTTTAGATAAATCAAAAAAAGAATATGAAGAAGCTAAAAAATCCGCAGAAGATTTAGCATCTAAATTAACAGATGATAAATATAAGACTGTTAAAGATAAATTAGACAAAGCTATTGTTGATGCAACAAAAAATATCAATGAAAATAGTTCAAAAGAAGATTACAAACTAGCAACTGAAAAATTAAATAAAGCAATTGAAGTTGCTAATAATGAAAAAACCACGATAGATAATTCAAATGAAACTTTAGAAGATGCAATTAATAACTTTAATAATAAACTTACTGAAGCAACAAATTCAGCTCGAGAATTATATGATCCTGAATTTATTTTAGAATGACAGGAATTACAAAAACGTATTGATGAAATTGAAGATGAAGTTGTAAACGCTTCGGAAGAAGATAAAAAATCAAAAGAACTTTATCAAACAGGAACTGCCAAGTTAAATGAAGTTATTGCAAAAGCAAAATATTTAAAACTACAAAGAGAATTTGAATATCGAGAATTTGATAAATTATTAGAAAAACTAAATGATTTAATTGCAAAAGTTGATAATAAGCCATACTTAACAAATTTAAAAACTAAACTTGAAAATTATAAAGCTAATAATTTTAGTGATAAAAAGAAATTAGAGTATACTAGATTACCTATTTCTGAATTAAAAAATAAAATTTGAATACTAAAAGAAGCTGTTAATAGTTGAGAATCTCGTGTTAATGGATTATTGCCTTATGTTGCTTCATATGAAGATAAACATAATGAAGCAGCTCGCTTTGCTCATGAATTAAAAAAACCTGAATATAGTCATATTAAAGGTACATTAGAACAAAAAATTTCTGAAGCACTTGATTTAGTTATAAATAACCAAACTAAAGCTAAAGAATCATTCCAAAATGCAATTCAAATCTTAAATGATGCTATTTCATTAGCAAAAAAAGATATAGAAATTAAAGACCGTGAATTAGTTGAATTAGAAATTGCAAAAAATGCATATAAAGCTAAAAAGACAAAAGTAGAAAAGCTTATTGAAGAATTAAATACTGATCGTATATACCTAAATGCAGAATTCAAATTTAAAGAATTATCAGATAATTTATCTGAACTATTAAACAACATTAATTCTGGACTAAATGATTTTTCAACCAAAACTGATTATGAAAATGCAACAACTAGTTTGGAAAATGCTATTCAAAAAGCTAAAAAAGCAATGCGTGAATTCAAAAACCAAAGATGAAACTTAGATGAAGCTAAAGATGTTTATAAATCACAATTGAAAAAAGCTGAAGATTTATCAAACGAACTTAATAAACCTGAATATGAAGAAGTTAAAGCAGAATTAGATCAAAAGATTAATGAAATTAAAAACGGTATAACTGATACATCAGATAAGGAAGATTACCAAGATGCTACTTGAAAATTAGAAGATTTAGTTGAAGAAATAAAAGAAAAAGCTGAATCTATAAAAAATCAATTAGACAAATTAGGAACTGCTAGAGATCTTTATGAACAAAAATTAAATCAAATATTGCAATATAAAGATCAAATTGCTAGTGATTTAAAATACTCTTTTCTTTCTATTCAATTAGAAAATGAAATTAATAGAATTAAAACTTCTACTGATTTAGAAAATATTTCATCTCTAGAAAAAGGGGCTGATGATTTAGCAATTTTGTTAGATAAAGCATCCTATGAAGTTGCAACTAGAGATAATTTATGACAACAATTATTAAATGAAAAAGCTTTATTAGACACATTAAAACAAAATGTTGAAGGTAAAGATCATTTAAATAGTTTAAAAGATAAAATTAATACTAAATTTAATGAACTATTTCCTAATAACGAATTAACAAACCACGGACTAGCTAACAATCATGATTTAACAATAACTGTTATTGAACTTGCTGATAGTTTAAAGCAATTTAAAGAAGAATTTGATTTATTAGAAGCTAAACAAAATTATTTAAAACAACTTAGTTTAGTTAATGAAAAATTATCTGAAATAGAAAAATCAGTTAATAAAGAACATTATAAAGAATCTAAGGATAAATTAGTTTCAGTCAAAGAATCAGCAGATGCAATAGCATCTGGTAATACTAAAATTTCTTATGACATAGCAACACAAGAATTAAGTAGAGTATTAGCAGAAGTGATAGAAAAAATTAAAGCCATAGATCAAGAATTAAGTTCACCGGAAGGAATGGAAAGACTTTATTGAGCTAAATTAAAAGAAGCTAAAAATTATGCTGATGGTGATTTAAATTCTGATCAAGAAATTTATAGTAATGAAAAAGATCAATTAAAACAAGCAATACAAGCAATTGAAAATGAAGTAACTACTACTCCTGTAGAAGATCAAAAAAAAGAGGGATTTTTTCAAGATAAAATTGATAAATTAAATAAAGCTCTTGATCAAGCAAAAGAAACAAAACAAGAAAAAGATATAAGTTTATCTGAATTTGACGAATTAGCTTTAAGAGCAAACGAATTGGATAAGCGTATTGACGATTCAAAATATTATTCATATTATAAAAATGAATTTAAATGATCAATTATTGATGATTTTCAACCACGAAGTAGAAAAAAATTTTCTTCACTAGCACAAGACGCAAGAAAACAAAAAATCGATTCCTTGAGAAATAAAGTAATTTATCATGAAGAAACTTTAGAACGTGTTTTACCTTTGATTAGTAAATATTTAGACTTAAAGAAAGAAGCAGAAGCATTTCTCCAAGAATTAAGTAAAAATGTAATTTACAACGATATTAAAATTGCATTAGAAAAACAAATTTTTAATAGTGAAGAGGAAATTAAAAATAGTAGATACATTGATTATGGTGTTCAAATTCCAATTTTAGAAGAAGCATTAGAATTATCTAAACAAGCTAAAAAAGCTAAAGATATTTAGTTAGCAGAACTTGCAAAAGCTAAATCTGCTAATTTAGGTTTAAAAGTTGATGAAGCAAAAAATATATATGAAGAAATAAAACAAAATGCTAAAAATTATATTAAAGAACAACTTAGCCAACCTAAATATTTGCAAATAAAAAACGAATTACAAAGTAAAATTGAGAAAATAGAAGCTGAAGTAATTTCTTCACCAGCTACCAAGGAATTATTTGATCAAAAAGATGCGGAATTAAATCAATTATTATATAATGCCCAAAATGAAAAGGAAGCAAAAGATGCCCAGGAATCAGGGAATTAATCTACTGTTAGACAAACAATACAAAGATAATTTAATAAAAGTTAAAGATTTTTAAACAAGAATTTAAATAAATTTTTATATTATATAGTATTTAAAAAAGTTTTAAATGCCAAATTTTAGAAACTCAAGAAGTATTTAGAAAATAACAAAAGATGACAAATTAATGATGATAATCTAGATGTTGAAATTTAAATAATCAAAACATAACTATAAAAAAGTTAAAATGATTATCAAAGCATATTAAACTCATAATTATTAATTAAAAAAAGAAAAGTCAAGTTTTAAAAAACAACGACTTTACTTTTTTATTATATTTAGTACAAAAAATGTTTAAAAATTATAATAAACTCCAAAAGCTTTTCCAAATTACTTGGTCCAACTTTTGGGGTTCATTATAAAATGCTGTAGGTTTTTTCTTATTTTCTTTTCGTTTTAAGAATATTTTATACTAATAATCATCTATAAAATAAAAAGTGCAAAACAAATCTTTTTATTTTAAATAAAATAATTTTATATTTTATAGTTAAAAATATAATACAATTATTATTGTGAATTACAAAATCAAAACTCATATTTCACAACTACACAACAGAATTAGAACACTAATTCTTGTTGTGTTTTTTATTTAATTAAAAAATATTTGTAAAATTTTTTAACTTAGAAAGGAACAAAATGAAAAAGAGTAACAAAATCCTACTTTCAATTAGTGGTTTTTCAGCTGTATCTCTTCCGTTAGTAGCAGTTTCATGTGGTGGATCTGCAAGATTCGATCAAACCGATGATGGAAAATTAAAAATTGCTACAGGTTTTTCAGAAAATAATGACCAGGGTGTTGCTTTGAAAGCTATAATTGGCGCTTATAATGATTGATTAAATGCCGGTACTTCAGAAGAGCAATTAGAAAAAATTAATAAAGGTTATTTACCAATTGAAATTCATTTCCAACCAAATGGATATAGTACTGGAACTTTAACAACAAAATTAGGTGCTAAAGAACAATCTGATTTCTGAAACATTATGGTTAACTACCCGACAGCAGCTTCTATATTAGCTCAAAATGATATGAATTTATCTTTATCTAATGAAACTTATGAAAGTTTAGATATTGCTCCAGCATTTAAAAATGTTAACGATGAAATTGGTGGAAACTTAGAAAAAAAAGAAAAATGAGTTGTTCCATTCTCACGTTCTTCAGAAATGCAATCTGTTAATAAAGTTCTTTTAGGAAAATTATTAAAAGAATTAAAAGAAATTCAAGGTGTAAAATTTGGAACA from Mycoplasmopsis arginini encodes:
- a CDS encoding dUTP diphosphatase → MNLKEIFESQKKLDKAFSDNISKKDERYFNTKIVIALLVELGEFANEVKAFKYWKKDKRINWTKMLEEFADGIHFITSISYPLGVEPNLNPFIKHKNFSLQLAYTYKLFTRLLTQKNQTSALKAYEAYLGLGKLVNINEEDIINSYREKNKKNYERIENKY